Genomic DNA from Mycobacterium stomatepiae:
GCGTAGAAAGGTCTTCAGATGACCGAGCACCTGACCGTTGCCTTCCTGGGCCTGGGCCACATGGGCGGGCCCATGGCGACGAATCTCGTAGCGGCCAAACATGCGGTGCGCGGATTCGACCCTGTGCCGGCGGCGTTATCCGCGGCGGTCGAGGCCGGCGTCACCGGATTCGACCGCGCCGCCGACGCGGTGGCCGGTGCCGACGTGGTTATCACCATGCTGCCCAACGGCGACATCGTCAAACGCTGCTACGCCGACATCCTGCCCGCTGCGCGGTCCGGCGCATTGTTCATCGACAGCTCCACGATCTCGGTCAACGACGCCCGCGAGGTGCACTCGCAGGCCCAGGCCCACGGGGTTGCGCAGCTGGACGCGCCGGTCTCCGGTGGTGTGAAGGGCGCCGTCGGCGGGACGCTGGCATTCATGGTCGGCGGCGACGAGTCCGCGGTGCAACGGGCGCGGCCGGTGCTGGAACCCATGGCGGGCAAGATCATCCACTGCGGCGCCGCGGGGGCCGGACAGGCCGCCAAGGTGTGCAACAACATGGTGCTCGCGGTGCAACAGATCGCGGTCGGCGAGGCGTTCGTCCTAGCCGAGAAGCTCGGGCTGTCGGCACAGTCGCTGTTCGACGTGATCACCGGCGCGACCGGCAACTGCTGGGCGGTGCACACCAATTGCCCGGTGCCGGGACCGGTTCCGACATCGCCGGCCAACAACGACTTCAAGCCCGGCTTCGCGACCGCGCTGATGAACAAGGACCTGGGCCTGGCGATGGATGCCGTATCGTCGACCGGCTCGGCCGCGCCGCTGGGCACGCATGCCGCCGAGATCTACGCGAAATTCGCCGCCGACCATGCCGACAAGGATTTCAGCGCCGTCATAGAAATGCTGCGCGGCTGACGGCCGTCCGCAACGCGGTTGTCTCCGAAGGAGTATCCGATGATCGAAATACTGCACGACATGCCGGCGGGAGTTACCGGCATCCGGGTATCGGGCCGGTTGAACGGTGACGATCTGCGCGACTTCAAGCCCGCGATGGCAGAGCTGGTGAAAGACGACGAGATCAGGATCGTGGAGGTCATCGCGTCCGATTACGAGGGCTTCGGACCCGGCGGGTTGGTCGAGGATCTGAAGTTGGGTCTGGGGGCCGTATTCAAGCATCATTCGGCGTTCAAGCGGATCGCGGTCGTGTCCGACAAGGAATGGGTCGGCCATACCCTGCACGCGCTGGCGTGGATGGTTCCGGGCGAACTCGCCGTGTTCGGGCTCGACGAACTCGAACGCGCCAAACAGTGGGCCGCCGGCTAGAAGTCACCGGCGTTGCGGCGCAGCGTTTCAATCGACTCCACCAGCGCCTGGGATTCGGCGTTCTCCATGCCGATGTCGGCGAACACCTGCTCGTTGAGCGTGACGGTGGCGTCCTCGACCGTGGAGCGGCCGAGCTCGGTGATCTGCACCAGCGTCGTGCGCCCATCGGTGGGGTGCGGGACCCGCTGGACCAGCCCGTCGGACTCCAGCCGGCGGATCGCGTGGGTGACACTGGTGACGTGCACCTGAAGCCGGTCGGATGCCTTGGTGATCGGCAGCGCCCCGGTCCGGCTGAAGGCAAGCAGCCGCAGCAACTCGTAGCGCGAGAAGCTCAGGTCATAGGGCCGCAGCGCCGTCTCCACCCGCGCCAGCAGGATCTGGTGCGCACGCATCACCGAGGTCACCGCGACCATGCCCTGCGAGACATCGCCCCAGCCAGCACGCTCCCAGTTGGCGCGTGCCGCGGCGATTGGGTCGCGCTTCTTGTCCGGGGCCACGCCTTTTCTTACCGCACCCGCGGCAAAAGCGGGTCAACTGGCGCGATTCAGCGTGTGCTTACTTTGCCCACCGCGGACAGCACCGCCAAAGTGGATGCGCGGCTGGCCACGGTAATCCGGGCGCCACCGTCCGGATAGCAGCGCACCCGAAGCCCGCTGTCGGCGAACATCTCACTCCACGGCCGGCCCCGTGCACTCTTGGACGGCAGGTACATGAAGTTCGCGTGGGCATCGGTCGTGTATATCCCCAGCGCGGACAGGCGCATCCGCAGGTACCGCCGCTCGGAGGTGATCATCCGGATCCGTTGCAGCAGTTCGTCTTCGGCGCTGTAGGACGCCGTAACCGCAGGCAGACTGGTCATCGCGATGCCGAACGGCAGCTGGTGCGACCACATCGTCGCCGCCAGCTCGGGCGCCGCCACCCCATAGCCGATCCGCAGCCCGGCCAGCCCGTACGCCTTGGAAAACGTCCGCACCACCACCACATTCGGGAATCGCCGCGCCAGCGCCGCAACTTCGATCCGGTGTTCGGGTGCGGTGAATTCGATGTACGTCTCGTCGAGCAGCACGATGGTTTCGCGACGCACGCGGCGCAGGAAGCGGAACAGGTGCGACGTCGGCTCCAGCGTGCCGGTGGGGTTGTGTGGCCGGCACACCACGACGACCCGGGCGGTCGCGGCCGCGTCGGCAAGCCGGTCGAGGTCGTTGTGACCGCCCTTGTCCAGTGGCACCGTCACCAAGTTCAGCCGCGCCATCTGCGCGATGATCGGGTACCCGTCGAAGGTGGGTGTCGACGTGACCATCGTGTCGCCCGGAACGGTGAGAGCCTGCAACGTCTGCAGCACCACCCCCGTCGCGCCGGCACCCAGCACTACCTGCTCCGAACCGACCCCGATCCGGCCCGCGATCAAGTTACGCAGCCGCTCGGGTAGGAACTCCGGATATCGGTTGGCCGCATCGATCGACTTGACCAGAACCGACCGCACCGCGGGAAGCGGCGGGAACGGATTTTCGTTAAGTGACAACGCTAGTGGGTCGATTGCAGCTGGGACGGAGTCATCGACCTCCACGGTGGCGGCATGTGCCACGGGTTGCATCAGTCTCGCCCGCCCCAGCGCACCGCCGCCGCACCGGCGAAGTCGCCGGCGTGGGCGAAGCCCGCCATCAGCAGCACGTCGCCGGCGTTGAGCTGGCCGTCGGATATCGCACGGTCCAGATTGACCGGGATCCCGGCACCGAACAGGTTGCCGCATTCCTCGAAGGTGTCGCGGTGCCGTTCGGCCGGCAACTCCAGCGCGTCACGCCAGTTGCGCAGGAACGCCCGGTTGGGCTGGTTGGTAACCATCAGGTCGATGTCCTTGGTGGGCAACCCGATTCGGTCACACACCGCGTAGGCCACCTCGGGAACCTGCCGGTTGCCGCGGGCGAGCACCTTGGTGATCTTGCTTTCGGTGAAGCCGATGCTGCCCTCGCCGGGGCCCGCCTCCCACCACTTACGCGGCGGGTCGTAGGAGAGCGTCATCTCTCCGGCATATTCGCCGAAGGTGCGGCACTCGATATCCAGGATCGGCGACTTGTCGCTCACCGTGACCAGTCCGACCGCGGCGCCGTCGCCGGGCACCGCCGACTGCGCCTTACGGCGAATCGTCGGCTGGTCGAAGAATTGACCGGCCGCGTTCTGCGCGATCGCGATCAGCGCAGTGTGTCCTTCACCGGACGACAGCAGTTTACGGGCCACGTTGAGCGCCAACACAAATGCCGCACATCCGCCGTTGTTCAGGTCGAGAACCCACGACGGTCGCAGGCCCAGTCGGTGCGCGATGCCGCCGCCCTGCCCGTAGAACGCCATGTCGGGTACCTGAGTGTGGGTGATCAGCACGTCGGCGCCTTCGACGACGTCGTGGCCGTGCCGTTCGATTAGCCCCTGCACGGCACGTTCGATCATGTCGATCGAACTCTCGTCCCGCCCGACGTGATGGCGAAACTTCGGAGCCCGGAACATAACATTCTCCCGCAGCTCGTCGGATTCGGCGAACTGCGCGTAGTAATCGGCGGGGATTGGCTCGCCGGGCAGGTAGGTGGAGACGTCGATCAGGCTGACGTTTGGTTTATCCATGATTCGCTCATCTCATCCATTCGGGGGTCACCGGCAAGCCATTGTGGTGGCGTTACTCGGCGATCGCCTTGAGGTTCTTCATTTCCAGCAGGTGGCCTGCTCCGAACATGTCCCAGAAGTCGCCGACCCATACCGGGCGCTGCGCCGGTGCGGTCTCCGGGTACGGGTTGTGGTCGTAGAACGGGTGGTGGCAATTCGTCCACAGCACAACCGAACCGGGCTTGTCGAGAACCACCAGCGCGTCGATGACCCGCATCAAATAGATCATCCACAGGTGCTTGCCCTGATCCCACGCGCAGTGGTAGTCGACGGTGCGAGCCTGCGCGTTGGCGACGGTGCGCGTGTAGATCTCGGTCTCCCAGCCGAGCCGGTCGTAGGCCAGCCATAAACCGGGCTCGTCGGTCGGGGTGAAACCGCGCAGGCTGTAAGTCCACTCTTCGAGACTGCGGGTGTCGGAAAGGTATTCAAACAGCTCGTCGGGCGGGCAGTCGACGTAATCGTTGACGGTGCAGTACTCACCGAAGACCTGATCGTGTGGGTACACCGATCGCATCATGTCCATGATGATCGGCGTGGCCTGCTCCCGGGGACTGGTTTCGATGCGAGTGACCCCATCGATAAGGTCGGGAATATCTTCAAGCGCTGGCAGCGACATTGTTGCATTTCTCCTTAACGGTCGGAATCTCGTCGATAGCAAGGGTTTCGGTCTTCGCCGCGGTGAGAAAGGGCGCGAACGGTGGGATCTCGTCGGCGGCGCACTCGACGCTGACCACCGCCGGGCCGTCGATGTCGAGCGCCGTGCCCATCGCGGCGGCGAGTCCTTTGGAGTCGCTCACGTCGAGCGACGTGAGGCCCGGGAACATGGCGGCCAGCCCGGCGCCGAGCCGGCTAGGCCGAAACCGGTTGTAGCTGTATAAGTTTTCGTAGAACAGCTGCTCGCGGGTTACACACATGGCGTGCGCATTGTTGTTGAACAACACGAAGGTCACCGGCAGTCGGTACTGCACCGCGGTGTGCACCTCCATGCCGTGCATGAAAAACGCTCCATCGCCGGCGATCACCACGGTGCGCCCGCTCGGCCGTCCGCTGTTGGCCCGCCCGAAAGCCATTCCGATGCCGGCTCCGAAGCTATAGCCCATGCCGCCCATGCCTAGTGCGACCGTGAACCTGCCGCCCCGCCGGGCGGGCAGGTAGTGCACGGCAGACGCACCGGTGTTGCCCGCATCGACCACGATGTCGGCGCCGTCGGGCAGGACGCGGTCAAGCACCGCCATCGCATCGCGGTAGCGCAGGCCTTCGCCAAACCAAGACGGGGGCGTCAATTCGGAGCGAGACACGGCGTCGGGCACCCGCACGCCGGTCGGGCGCCCGGAGCCGGACAGGGCATGAGTCAGCATCCGCAGCGAGCCACGCAGGTCGTCGGTGTGGACATGGGTGCATGGAACATAAGGCCGCGCAGCGCCGATCGAGACGGTACGCACCGCCGACAGGACGTCGTCGAGCCCGGCGCGGGCCGTGACCGACAGCCGGGTACCGACGACGAGGCACACCGCGCTGGCGGCCACCGCGTCGGCGACACCCGGGTGGCCCATCACTCCGGTGACTCCCAATGCGGACGACGATCCCAATCCTGGTGTGTCGGAAGCGTCTTTGGCATCCGGCACGGTGGCCACCCGGGCCCGCAGCAATGCGCGCAACTCCTCGAGCTCGGCGCGTGCGTTGTCGCGGGCCACCTGCTCGCCGGCGATGATGGTGATCGGTCCGGTGGCATTGCGCAGCACCGGAATGATCGGCTGCGGGTTTCCGATCGGCCGCGGGTCGTTACCGATGCCGCCGCAGCGGTCGGTGTAAACGAGCGCCTGCTGAATATCCTTGGGCAGCAACAAGACTGCCGGACCCCCGGTGCGCGCCGCGGCGATGGCCCGGGATAGCGCCGCACCGATGTCGGCCGGCCGCAGCACCCGCTCGCAGGACAGCGAAACCGCGGCGAAAACCGCCTCGGCGTTCAGTGAACCGTTGTTGCCGCTGGTGTCCTGAAAGCTGCCGCATCCGTCCATCGTCATCGGGGCCTGACCGACCAGCGCCAGCACCGGGACCCGGCTCGTCAGCGACTCCCCAAGGCCCGCTACAAGATTCAGCGCACCGCCGCCGGACGTCGCGGCCACCACGCCCAGCCCGGCGCCGCTGCGGCTGTATCCGTCGGCCATCGTGGCGGCAGAGAACTCGTGCTTGGCCAGGACGGCCATGATGCCGGACCGGAAATATGCAGCGTCGTAAAGGTCTTCGATGTTGGCGCCGTCCACACCGAAGATGTGGTCGACGCCGATTGACGTGAGGCCTTCGACGATGTGGTCGACAACGCGGTATTTCCGGGGCATCTGCTCACCTAAGTTCGATTGAGACGATGCCTATGGCACGAGTCAGGTGAGCCGCCGGTTCACCTGACGGGTATTACAGCGAACGTTGCAACAAAACCTGACCGCTATCGGCGGCGACCACCTGCACGGCGGCGATCTGCTCGATCGGCGTCGAGATGCTCGCGGCGGGCGTCGCGGTGTGGCCGGGTTCGGCCACCCAGGTCGCCAACCGGGTCTGGCTGCCGTCGCGACCGACCACAACCATCGCCAACGTGTCGTGGTGCGCGTACGGCGGAGCCAGACAAACGCATCTCAAGTTGATCGACGTCCCCCAGTGCTGGCTGGAGATCTGCACCGTCGACGTCAGCAGGTTGGTACCCACCTGCGCCATCTCCGACGACGCGGCCACCGACTGGACGGGCGCCGCCGACGGGCTGTGACCCTGAATGCCGACGAACACTCCAACCGCCAGCACCGCGGCCGCGGCGGACGAGGCCACCCAGGTGATCACCCGGGTGCGCCGCCGGCGCCAGGCCACCTTCGCCAGCAATGACGGCAGTAGCTCGGGCGAGGGCTCCGGGGTCACCGGTGGGATGTCGCCGGACTTCGCGATCGCGGCGACTTCTTCGCTATCAAGCTGCGAAAGCAGGGCCGGCACGCCACTGAGTTCAGCGACGGCCTCCCGGCACGCGGCGCAGTGCACCATGTGCTCTTCGAATTCGCGGCGGTCGACCGACGACAGCGAACCCAGCACGTATGCGGCATCCCACATCGCGTAGCGGTGGCTGTCACCCATGATCAGACCAAAGACCTCGTTGTCGCCGGGCGGGCCAACACCTGGTATCGGCGTCTTCATTTCATCCATCTCCTGTCACCCTTCAAGCATTCGGAGCCGATGACCACACGGATTGGTGCCTTGCGAAGGCGTCGCGCTGTCATCGTGTAACTCCGAGTTCCTGCAGAGTGAGCCGCAAAGCCCGCACGGCATAGTGTAGCCGCGACTTCACGGTTCCTTCGGCAATGTCAAGGTCCGCAGCAATCTGTGCGGTGGTCCATCCGCGGTAGTAGGACCGCTCGATGACGGCAGCGTGTTCCGCGGACAGTTGCGTCATCGCATCAGCGATCAGCAACCGGTCCAGCGCCGCGTTGACCTCGTCGGGGGTGGCCTGCTCCGGCGCTCCCTCTTCGTCCAGCGAGCCGACCACGTTGCGATAGCGGGCGCTGCGTCGGTCGTCGATGATCATGTTTCGGGCAACGGTGAACAGCCAGGCACGCGCCGATCGCTCGGTGTCACCCACCACTTCCGGGTGCTGCCAGGCACGGAGCAGCGTTTCCTGAACGACGTCCTCGGCGTGCGCGGCATCGCCGGTCAGCCGTAGCGCATAGCGCCACAGGACAGCGGCGTGCTCGTCGTAGAGCGCCTTCATCAACTCAGCTTCTGCCGCCCCGGACGCCCTCCAAGTACCTGCGCCACGAGCCACTCGATCACCTCCTGCCCATTGACACGAGTGGAGTAGGCGTTTAGTTCGAGATTTCGCTCTGGGTGAGAATCCGGGGTCCGTCGGCGGTGACCGCCACGGTGTGCTCCCAGTGCGCCGCGCGCGATCCGTCGGTGGTGGTGACCGTCCAGTCGTCGTCGAGCACCCGCGTTTTTCCTGTTCCGAGGGTCAACATCGGCTCGATGGCCAGCACCGAACCGGGGGCCAGCAGCGGTCCGCGGCCCGGAGCCCCCTCGTTGGGCAGGAACGGGTCCATGTGCATCTGCCGGCCGATGCCGTGGCCGCCGTAGCCCTCGACGATGCCGAACGCGCGGCGGTGGCGATGCTCGGCCGCACGCGTTCCCATTTCGATGGC
This window encodes:
- the mmsB gene encoding 3-hydroxyisobutyrate dehydrogenase; translated protein: MTEHLTVAFLGLGHMGGPMATNLVAAKHAVRGFDPVPAALSAAVEAGVTGFDRAADAVAGADVVITMLPNGDIVKRCYADILPAARSGALFIDSSTISVNDAREVHSQAQAHGVAQLDAPVSGGVKGAVGGTLAFMVGGDESAVQRARPVLEPMAGKIIHCGAAGAGQAAKVCNNMVLAVQQIAVGEAFVLAEKLGLSAQSLFDVITGATGNCWAVHTNCPVPGPVPTSPANNDFKPGFATALMNKDLGLAMDAVSSTGSAAPLGTHAAEIYAKFAADHADKDFSAVIEMLRG
- a CDS encoding SpoIIAA family protein — protein: MIEILHDMPAGVTGIRVSGRLNGDDLRDFKPAMAELVKDDEIRIVEVIASDYEGFGPGGLVEDLKLGLGAVFKHHSAFKRIAVVSDKEWVGHTLHALAWMVPGELAVFGLDELERAKQWAAG
- a CDS encoding MarR family transcriptional regulator, giving the protein MAPDKKRDPIAAARANWERAGWGDVSQGMVAVTSVMRAHQILLARVETALRPYDLSFSRYELLRLLAFSRTGALPITKASDRLQVHVTSVTHAIRRLESDGLVQRVPHPTDGRTTLVQITELGRSTVEDATVTLNEQVFADIGMENAESQALVESIETLRRNAGDF
- a CDS encoding pyridoxal phosphate-dependent aminotransferase — protein: MQPVAHAATVEVDDSVPAAIDPLALSLNENPFPPLPAVRSVLVKSIDAANRYPEFLPERLRNLIAGRIGVGSEQVVLGAGATGVVLQTLQALTVPGDTMVTSTPTFDGYPIIAQMARLNLVTVPLDKGGHNDLDRLADAAATARVVVVCRPHNPTGTLEPTSHLFRFLRRVRRETIVLLDETYIEFTAPEHRIEVAALARRFPNVVVVRTFSKAYGLAGLRIGYGVAAPELAATMWSHQLPFGIAMTSLPAVTASYSAEDELLQRIRMITSERRYLRMRLSALGIYTTDAHANFMYLPSKSARGRPWSEMFADSGLRVRCYPDGGARITVASRASTLAVLSAVGKVSTR
- a CDS encoding 3-oxoacyl-ACP synthase III family protein, producing MDKPNVSLIDVSTYLPGEPIPADYYAQFAESDELRENVMFRAPKFRHHVGRDESSIDMIERAVQGLIERHGHDVVEGADVLITHTQVPDMAFYGQGGGIAHRLGLRPSWVLDLNNGGCAAFVLALNVARKLLSSGEGHTALIAIAQNAAGQFFDQPTIRRKAQSAVPGDGAAVGLVTVSDKSPILDIECRTFGEYAGEMTLSYDPPRKWWEAGPGEGSIGFTESKITKVLARGNRQVPEVAYAVCDRIGLPTKDIDLMVTNQPNRAFLRNWRDALELPAERHRDTFEECGNLFGAGIPVNLDRAISDGQLNAGDVLLMAGFAHAGDFAGAAAVRWGGRD
- a CDS encoding SRPBCC family protein, which codes for MSLPALEDIPDLIDGVTRIETSPREQATPIIMDMMRSVYPHDQVFGEYCTVNDYVDCPPDELFEYLSDTRSLEEWTYSLRGFTPTDEPGLWLAYDRLGWETEIYTRTVANAQARTVDYHCAWDQGKHLWMIYLMRVIDALVVLDKPGSVVLWTNCHHPFYDHNPYPETAPAQRPVWVGDFWDMFGAGHLLEMKNLKAIAE
- a CDS encoding thiamine pyrophosphate-binding protein, with product MPRKYRVVDHIVEGLTSIGVDHIFGVDGANIEDLYDAAYFRSGIMAVLAKHEFSAATMADGYSRSGAGLGVVAATSGGGALNLVAGLGESLTSRVPVLALVGQAPMTMDGCGSFQDTSGNNGSLNAEAVFAAVSLSCERVLRPADIGAALSRAIAAARTGGPAVLLLPKDIQQALVYTDRCGGIGNDPRPIGNPQPIIPVLRNATGPITIIAGEQVARDNARAELEELRALLRARVATVPDAKDASDTPGLGSSSALGVTGVMGHPGVADAVAASAVCLVVGTRLSVTARAGLDDVLSAVRTVSIGAARPYVPCTHVHTDDLRGSLRMLTHALSGSGRPTGVRVPDAVSRSELTPPSWFGEGLRYRDAMAVLDRVLPDGADIVVDAGNTGASAVHYLPARRGGRFTVALGMGGMGYSFGAGIGMAFGRANSGRPSGRTVVIAGDGAFFMHGMEVHTAVQYRLPVTFVLFNNNAHAMCVTREQLFYENLYSYNRFRPSRLGAGLAAMFPGLTSLDVSDSKGLAAAMGTALDIDGPAVVSVECAADEIPPFAPFLTAAKTETLAIDEIPTVKEKCNNVAASA
- a CDS encoding anti-sigma factor family protein, encoding MDEMKTPIPGVGPPGDNEVFGLIMGDSHRYAMWDAAYVLGSLSSVDRREFEEHMVHCAACREAVAELSGVPALLSQLDSEEVAAIAKSGDIPPVTPEPSPELLPSLLAKVAWRRRRTRVITWVASSAAAAVLAVGVFVGIQGHSPSAAPVQSVAASSEMAQVGTNLLTSTVQISSQHWGTSINLRCVCLAPPYAHHDTLAMVVVGRDGSQTRLATWVAEPGHTATPAASISTPIEQIAAVQVVAADSGQVLLQRSL
- a CDS encoding sigma-70 family RNA polymerase sigma factor, which produces MARGAGTWRASGAAEAELMKALYDEHAAVLWRYALRLTGDAAHAEDVVQETLLRAWQHPEVVGDTERSARAWLFTVARNMIIDDRRSARYRNVVGSLDEEGAPEQATPDEVNAALDRLLIADAMTQLSAEHAAVIERSYYRGWTTAQIAADLDIAEGTVKSRLHYAVRALRLTLQELGVTR